A region from the Acidobacteriota bacterium genome encodes:
- a CDS encoding CBS domain-containing protein, with translation MEQPRTMRGARRCPMHYFSELLGTAVYDAAGKRVGRVADVSVRIATHPPRVASIAIRSARGGRAQAQRAVVWADVSSIEENRIHLSVTEDRVGASIPDDTLLQLGYDLMDQQIIDVNGRKVVRVNDLLLEIRTLGEQKELLLFGVDIGVGGAVRRLLQGTVPAGWLRQLEGRVKQTIIPWNFVNLIEPDPRRQVKLNISHQALGEMHPADLADIMEELTPQERQSIFATLDDETVADALEEIRPDLRPSIIDSLGMERAADIVEEMAPDAAADVLGDLSEETTEELLQDMDREDAAEIGGLMDYADNSAGSMMTTEYMAVPHSADVEAAIHLLRKSPDLPTHFNTLFLVDESGFYRGAVSMVQLLVAAPQEILDDLKMGPLISVDQNAPVKDVIDLVDKYNLLSLPVVDEQGHLAGVVTVDDVVTALHPR, from the coding sequence ATGGAACAACCGCGCACGATGCGTGGCGCAAGGAGATGTCCCATGCACTACTTCTCGGAATTATTGGGCACCGCCGTTTACGATGCCGCCGGAAAACGCGTGGGCCGCGTGGCGGATGTGTCCGTGCGCATAGCGACGCATCCGCCGCGTGTCGCCTCCATTGCCATCCGCAGCGCCCGCGGCGGACGAGCCCAAGCGCAGCGCGCCGTCGTCTGGGCAGACGTTTCCTCGATCGAAGAAAACCGCATTCACCTGAGCGTTACCGAAGATCGCGTGGGAGCATCCATCCCGGACGATACCCTGCTCCAGCTTGGCTACGATTTAATGGATCAGCAGATCATCGACGTGAACGGACGCAAGGTGGTCCGCGTCAATGATCTACTGCTGGAAATCCGAACCCTCGGCGAGCAAAAGGAATTACTGCTGTTTGGCGTCGATATCGGAGTCGGTGGCGCCGTCAGGAGGCTGCTGCAAGGGACCGTGCCAGCCGGGTGGCTGCGCCAGCTCGAAGGCCGTGTGAAGCAGACCATCATTCCATGGAACTTCGTCAACCTGATCGAACCGGATCCCCGCCGTCAGGTGAAGTTGAACATCTCGCATCAGGCGTTGGGCGAGATGCATCCGGCCGATCTGGCCGACATCATGGAAGAGTTGACGCCGCAGGAACGCCAGTCCATCTTCGCCACACTCGACGATGAAACGGTCGCCGACGCGCTCGAAGAGATTCGCCCCGACCTGCGCCCGTCCATCATTGATTCCCTCGGCATGGAGCGCGCCGCCGACATCGTGGAAGAGATGGCTCCCGATGCCGCCGCCGACGTGCTCGGCGATCTGTCGGAGGAGACCACCGAAGAATTGTTGCAGGACATGGACCGTGAAGACGCTGCGGAAATCGGCGGGTTGATGGACTATGCCGACAACAGCGCAGGCTCCATGATGACCACAGAATATATGGCCGTCCCGCACTCCGCCGATGTGGAGGCCGCCATCCATCTGCTGCGCAAATCACCGGATCTGCCGACGCATTTCAATACCCTCTTCCTGGTGGATGAGTCGGGCTTCTACCGCGGCGCGGTTTCCATGGTTCAATTATTGGTAGCCGCGCCACAGGAGATTCTCGACGACCTGAAGATGGGCCCGTTGATCTCCGTGGATCAAAACGCCCCGGTGAAGGATGTCATCGATCTGGTGGACAAATACAACCTGCTCTCGCTGCCTGTGGTGGACGAGCAGGGCCATCTTGCCGGCGTAGTAACCGTGGACGATGTAGTCACCGCACTGCACCCGCGCTAG
- a CDS encoding TlpA family protein disulfide reductase → MPLRISGRAAAILGMLAVAAAIIIGLGLESTRTDHHSMEFHIGEGSVMPTEGQPLPAFEFTDVDGRPISSATLLGKVLVVDVWASWCEPCKTEMPAFEQLHQQYREKGLAIIGISIDITAEDAARFAREIGVTYPIVHHPEIMTDWGLLGLPTTLIVDRAGIVRGKIVGFEYKDAFEKSLRELL, encoded by the coding sequence ATGCCCCTTAGAATTTCCGGACGCGCGGCCGCCATCCTGGGAATGCTCGCGGTGGCGGCCGCCATCATCATCGGGCTGGGATTGGAGTCCACGCGAACGGATCACCACAGCATGGAATTCCACATAGGCGAGGGTTCGGTTATGCCCACCGAAGGCCAGCCGCTGCCCGCGTTCGAATTTACGGATGTGGATGGCCGGCCGATATCGTCCGCTACGCTGCTCGGCAAAGTGCTGGTGGTGGATGTCTGGGCATCGTGGTGCGAACCCTGCAAAACGGAGATGCCCGCTTTCGAGCAGCTCCATCAGCAATATCGCGAGAAGGGATTGGCGATCATCGGAATCTCGATCGACATCACGGCGGAAGACGCCGCGCGATTCGCCCGCGAGATTGGGGTTACGTATCCGATCGTCCATCATCCAGAGATCATGACCGATTGGGGGCTGCTCGGCCTGCCCACGACGTTGATCGTCGACCGCGCGGGAATTGTGCGCGGCAAAATCGTCGGCTTCGAATACAAGGACGCTTTCGAGAAATCTCTACGCGAGTTGCTGTAA
- a CDS encoding ammonium transporter, whose protein sequence is MLLAPALLMAQDDAPTIDSGDTAWMIVSCGLVLLMTPGLALFYAGMTRRKNVLGTMMHSFVMMGVVSVLWAIYGYSMAFHEGSLWGGLDWLFLNGVGQTPDPYGYAATIPHIVFMAFQMMFAIITPALFTGAVAERMKFSGLLLFTVLWATFVYNPLAHWVWGKGGMLNFFNADATFGALDFAGGTVVHISSGVSALVLALVMGKRIGFGKEALIPHNLTMTLVGAGLLWFGWFGFNGGSAVASNGLAGNAMVVTHFAAASAMLAWMFAEWMAKGKPTALGAVSGAVAGLVVITPASGFVGPMAAIIMGIIGGLICFWACVYLKSKCGYDDSLDVFGVHGVGGTTGALLTGVFASKAVNPAGADGLLGGNPGQLFNQFMAVIITWVLAGVMTFIIAKVVDMAVGLRVSPEEEREGLDQSQHGEAGYMLD, encoded by the coding sequence ATGCTGCTTGCGCCCGCCCTGCTGATGGCGCAGGATGATGCCCCAACAATTGACAGCGGCGATACGGCGTGGATGATCGTCTCCTGCGGATTGGTGCTGCTGATGACGCCGGGTTTGGCGCTGTTCTACGCCGGCATGACCCGCCGCAAAAACGTGCTGGGCACCATGATGCACAGCTTCGTGATGATGGGTGTAGTCAGCGTGCTGTGGGCGATTTATGGATACAGCATGGCATTTCATGAAGGGTCACTCTGGGGCGGGCTTGACTGGCTCTTCCTCAACGGCGTTGGCCAGACGCCCGACCCTTACGGCTACGCCGCCACCATTCCTCACATCGTCTTCATGGCCTTCCAGATGATGTTCGCCATCATCACGCCCGCGCTGTTCACCGGCGCGGTAGCCGAGCGCATGAAGTTCTCGGGGCTCCTGCTGTTCACCGTGCTGTGGGCCACGTTCGTCTACAATCCACTGGCGCACTGGGTTTGGGGCAAGGGCGGCATGTTGAATTTCTTCAATGCCGACGCTACTTTCGGAGCGCTCGATTTCGCGGGCGGCACCGTGGTGCATATTAGTTCCGGCGTCTCCGCGCTGGTGTTGGCGCTGGTGATGGGCAAGCGCATCGGCTTCGGCAAGGAAGCGTTGATCCCGCACAACCTGACCATGACCCTGGTGGGCGCGGGCCTGCTGTGGTTCGGCTGGTTCGGATTCAATGGCGGCAGCGCGGTGGCATCGAACGGACTGGCCGGCAACGCCATGGTGGTAACGCACTTCGCCGCTGCTTCCGCCATGCTGGCCTGGATGTTTGCCGAGTGGATGGCCAAGGGCAAACCCACCGCGCTCGGCGCAGTGTCTGGTGCCGTGGCCGGATTGGTGGTCATCACGCCGGCATCGGGATTTGTTGGTCCCATGGCAGCGATCATCATGGGAATCATCGGCGGACTGATCTGCTTCTGGGCCTGCGTTTATCTGAAGAGCAAGTGCGGCTATGACGACTCGCTCGATGTCTTCGGCGTGCACGGAGTCGGTGGAACCACGGGCGCATTGCTGACCGGAGTGTTCGCGTCCAAGGCGGTCAACCCCGCCGGCGCCGACGGCCTGCTGGGCGGCAATCCCGGCCAGCTCTTCAATCAGTTCATGGCCGTCATCATCACTTGGGTTCTCGCAGGTGTGATGACCTTTATTATCGCCAAGGTAGTGGACATGGCGGTGGGCCTGCGAGTTTCCCCTGAGGAAGAGCGCGAAGGTCTCGATCAATCGCAGCACGGCGAAGCCGGCTACATGCTGGACTAG
- a CDS encoding TonB-dependent receptor, with protein sequence MRLLRVLLALVWLHAYALAGRSAEIHGQVLDAQGKAVAGAAVTVQKDGPPDVLTNGLTTAISMQSAEDGTFNVPALAAGSYLIRVQKTGFAEQRQGPLEVNAGGPDVEVKIRLAASAEAETVRGAEERNPNDFILLLDNNAILNEMIRTGVNGRFVTEFRADRNLYGEQFGYPLHTFDWAAAGRPLSAFHGSLFEFHQNHSLNARPYFQFGPLLASRRNQYGFSVSGPLIREKASFSFAWGQVKDTGFVNGNIQVPLANERAPRTSDPELRGLISALLQAYPDSAPNLPHISPRHLNTNAFRKIDSTAFSIHLDGTVHSGDRWVFDQQYQDTKENPFELVIGQNPATSTKPHSLRFSYTRNFSPSTVGQISANYDRLTALLLPTERYQDLLRSLGLTEVPDFDLGDEISNIGLPGQGIPRRRYENHYFLSPQVTNTHGRHTVSAGFIIKHLWDSDQRSSNGRGTYTFNSEFLICDANTQIVIADSCPGPMRTATAVENFLLGRPSRLALSVGNQYRGYRNWEHSAWYYDRFRLRPNLTLNWGLRYEAITAPYDVSHRFEFQHDTDANNFGPQFGFAWNSGVADMVVRGGYGVHFGGLTLATWNRQAGNPPLVNSFSAGAPDLREIPEISFLQPQPGRISGTGSLDAAAAVPYSHIYNLAIERELPGAMLVRVGYQGSRTIKLFTGLSLNRAVPDLRPECNIPIANRTCNTTSDAESRRPNKQVRRIYNIVNGSQGYYDALLLAWSKRRSRGLAFEARYNFAKVIDTAIADFADTGNGGDVSQTEIVIPDLKAVSSFDTPHSLTLTYSYEIPALENSLAAVPSWVSRAFSKWTVSGTTTFRSGTPFSVYTGADGPGRGNIDTEGSDRPNLLDPTILGASFDNPDTSQKLMGAVGCKEVSPANTVPYFQCPAFDTNIAVGGSGNIGFRTFRKDGSNNWNLALGRNFILTRAEQQLQFRAEFYNLVNHAQFSAPGTTVTSPTFGQITNTVNKGRVTQVSLRLVF encoded by the coding sequence ATGAGATTACTCCGAGTCCTATTAGCCCTCGTGTGGCTGCACGCATACGCGCTGGCAGGCCGCTCTGCGGAAATACATGGCCAGGTGCTCGACGCGCAGGGCAAAGCCGTGGCGGGAGCCGCCGTTACGGTGCAAAAAGATGGCCCACCAGATGTCCTAACCAATGGTCTTACAACGGCCATTTCGATGCAGAGCGCAGAAGACGGCACATTCAACGTGCCTGCCCTTGCGGCGGGCAGTTATCTGATTCGGGTGCAGAAGACCGGGTTCGCGGAACAACGTCAGGGCCCCTTGGAAGTAAATGCCGGTGGCCCGGACGTGGAAGTAAAAATCCGCCTGGCGGCCAGCGCGGAGGCCGAGACCGTGCGCGGCGCGGAGGAGCGCAATCCCAACGACTTCATTCTTCTGCTCGACAACAACGCCATCCTCAACGAGATGATTCGCACCGGGGTGAATGGGCGATTCGTAACGGAATTTCGCGCCGACCGCAATTTATATGGCGAGCAGTTCGGCTATCCGCTGCATACCTTCGATTGGGCGGCGGCGGGCCGTCCGTTGAGCGCGTTTCACGGCTCATTGTTTGAGTTTCATCAAAATCATTCGCTGAACGCCCGGCCCTACTTTCAGTTCGGACCGCTGCTGGCGTCGCGCCGCAATCAGTATGGATTCTCCGTTTCCGGGCCGCTGATACGAGAGAAGGCATCCTTCTCATTTGCCTGGGGACAGGTGAAGGACACCGGCTTCGTGAACGGCAACATACAGGTTCCGCTGGCCAATGAGCGCGCGCCACGCACCAGCGACCCGGAACTGCGCGGCCTGATCTCCGCCTTGCTACAGGCGTATCCGGACTCCGCGCCGAACCTGCCGCACATCAGCCCACGCCATTTGAACACCAACGCGTTTCGCAAGATCGACAGCACCGCGTTCTCCATCCACCTCGATGGTACGGTTCACTCCGGCGACCGCTGGGTTTTTGATCAGCAGTATCAGGACACCAAGGAAAACCCGTTCGAACTGGTCATCGGCCAAAACCCCGCCACCAGCACCAAGCCGCATAGTTTGCGCTTCAGCTATACGCGGAATTTTTCACCGTCCACCGTCGGGCAGATTTCGGCCAACTATGACCGGCTCACGGCGCTGCTGCTGCCCACCGAGCGCTATCAGGATTTGCTCAGGAGCCTGGGGCTAACTGAAGTTCCTGATTTCGATCTGGGCGATGAGATCAGCAACATCGGCCTGCCGGGACAGGGCATCCCGCGCCGCCGTTATGAGAACCACTATTTTCTTTCGCCGCAGGTGACCAACACGCACGGCCGGCACACGGTCTCGGCCGGCTTCATCATCAAGCATCTGTGGGACAGCGACCAGCGCTCCAGCAACGGGCGCGGAACTTATACCTTCAACAGCGAATTTTTGATCTGCGACGCGAACACGCAGATCGTCATTGCCGACAGTTGCCCCGGCCCCATGCGCACCGCGACCGCTGTCGAGAATTTCCTGCTCGGACGTCCCAGCCGCTTGGCGTTATCGGTGGGCAATCAATATCGCGGTTATCGCAACTGGGAGCACAGCGCGTGGTATTACGACCGCTTCCGGCTGCGCCCGAACCTGACGCTGAATTGGGGCCTGCGCTACGAAGCCATCACCGCGCCCTACGATGTCTCGCATCGCTTTGAATTTCAGCACGACACCGACGCCAATAATTTTGGCCCACAGTTCGGCTTCGCCTGGAATAGCGGCGTGGCAGACATGGTGGTGCGCGGCGGCTACGGCGTTCACTTTGGCGGACTGACACTGGCCACATGGAACCGGCAGGCGGGCAATCCTCCGCTGGTGAACTCTTTCTCCGCCGGCGCGCCGGACCTGCGGGAGATTCCCGAGATATCTTTCTTGCAGCCGCAACCGGGAAGAATCTCCGGCACGGGATCGCTCGACGCCGCAGCCGCCGTGCCCTACTCTCATATCTATAATCTTGCGATCGAGCGCGAATTGCCAGGAGCGATGCTGGTGCGAGTTGGCTATCAGGGCAGCCGAACGATCAAACTCTTCACCGGCCTCAGTTTGAATCGCGCCGTGCCCGACCTGCGTCCCGAATGCAACATCCCCATCGCCAATCGCACTTGCAACACCACCAGTGATGCGGAATCGCGCCGTCCCAACAAGCAGGTGCGGAGAATCTATAATATTGTAAACGGCTCGCAAGGCTACTACGACGCGCTGCTGCTTGCATGGAGCAAGCGCCGCAGCCGCGGACTGGCCTTCGAGGCGCGCTACAATTTCGCCAAGGTGATCGACACGGCCATCGCCGATTTCGCCGACACCGGAAACGGCGGCGACGTAAGCCAGACGGAGATAGTAATCCCCGATCTGAAGGCAGTGAGTTCCTTTGATACGCCACACTCGCTTACGCTGACGTACTCTTACGAGATTCCCGCGCTGGAAAATTCCCTGGCGGCAGTTCCGTCGTGGGTGAGCCGCGCGTTCTCGAAGTGGACGGTGTCCGGCACAACCACATTTCGTTCCGGCACGCCGTTTTCGGTATACACCGGCGCGGATGGTCCGGGCCGCGGCAACATTGATACCGAGGGCAGCGATCGCCCCAACCTGCTGGACCCGACCATACTCGGCGCGAGCTTTGACAATCCCGACACCTCGCAAAAATTAATGGGTGCTGTCGGCTGCAAGGAAGTTTCGCCGGCCAACACGGTCCCTTACTTTCAATGTCCGGCGTTTGACACCAACATCGCCGTGGGCGGCAGCGGGAATATCGGCTTCCGGACATTTCGCAAGGACGGCAGCAACAACTGGAACCTCGCGCTGGGCCGCAACTTCATCCTGACGCGAGCCGAGCAGCAACTCCAGTTTCGCGCCGAGTTCTATAATCTTGTCAACCACGCGCAGTTCAGCGCCCCGGGAACCACAGTAACCTCTCCCACCTTCGGACAAATCACGAACACGGTGAACAAGGGCCGCGTAACGCAGGTTTCATTACGATTGGTGTTCTAG
- a CDS encoding divalent metal cation transporter — protein sequence MNFLKRWKNHILIFLAVLGPGFITANVDNDAGGIYTYSLAGARFGYSLLWTLIPITFVLVVVQEMCVRMGAVTGKGLADLIREEFGFRITFFLMLALTAANLTNVMAEFAGVASSLQILGISKYISVPLAAAGVWLLVVKGSYKTVEKVFLFACSFYICYLFAGVLAKPDWLQAAESTLIPKVQWEPGYLLMIMGITGATVAPWMQFYLQSAIVEKGVEAKQYAQSRVEVIVGCFVALVVALFITISCAATLFMAGQRDIVDAADAAIALRPLAGENASLLFALGLFNGSLFAASILPLATAYTVCEGLGFEAGVNKKFREAPVFYWLYTLLIVVGAGLILLPGMPLVKVAYLSQVANGVLLPVVLIFMLILSNRKDLLGNMTNSRGHNFIAGSTVVGLVVLSIVLLAMQLLGKT from the coding sequence ATGAATTTTCTGAAACGATGGAAGAATCACATTCTGATCTTCCTCGCCGTGCTCGGTCCCGGCTTTATTACGGCCAATGTGGACAACGATGCGGGAGGGATCTACACCTATTCCCTCGCCGGCGCGCGCTTTGGCTACTCGCTGCTGTGGACGCTGATCCCTATTACGTTTGTGTTGGTAGTAGTTCAGGAGATGTGCGTGCGCATGGGGGCGGTAACGGGCAAGGGTCTCGCCGACCTGATCCGCGAAGAGTTCGGCTTCCGCATCACCTTTTTTCTGATGCTGGCGCTGACCGCGGCGAACCTGACCAACGTGATGGCGGAGTTCGCCGGAGTGGCCTCCAGCCTGCAAATTCTCGGCATCTCGAAATACATCTCGGTGCCGCTGGCAGCGGCGGGCGTCTGGCTGCTGGTGGTCAAGGGATCGTATAAGACCGTCGAAAAAGTTTTCCTGTTCGCGTGCAGTTTCTATATCTGCTACCTCTTCGCCGGAGTGTTGGCCAAGCCCGACTGGCTGCAAGCGGCCGAATCCACCCTCATTCCAAAAGTACAGTGGGAGCCGGGTTACCTGCTGATGATCATGGGCATCACCGGCGCGACGGTGGCTCCGTGGATGCAGTTCTATCTGCAATCGGCGATTGTGGAGAAGGGCGTGGAAGCCAAGCAATACGCGCAGTCCAGAGTGGAGGTCATCGTAGGCTGTTTCGTCGCCCTAGTGGTGGCCCTGTTTATCACCATCTCCTGCGCGGCAACCTTGTTCATGGCGGGACAGCGCGACATCGTGGACGCGGCGGACGCCGCCATCGCGCTGCGTCCGCTGGCCGGCGAGAACGCATCGCTGCTGTTCGCGCTGGGCCTGTTCAATGGCTCGCTCTTCGCCGCCTCCATCCTGCCGCTGGCCACCGCCTACACCGTCTGCGAAGGCCTGGGGTTCGAGGCCGGCGTGAATAAGAAATTCCGCGAAGCACCGGTGTTCTACTGGCTCTATACGCTGCTCATCGTGGTCGGCGCGGGTCTGATTCTGCTGCCGGGCATGCCCCTGGTGAAAGTTGCCTACCTATCGCAGGTAGCGAATGGCGTGCTGCTGCCCGTAGTCCTCATTTTCATGCTCATCCTGAGCAACCGCAAAGACCTGCTCGGAAATATGACCAACTCGCGCGGCCACAATTTCATCGCGGGCTCCACCGTCGTCGGATTGGTGGTGCTGAGTATCGTCCTGCTCGCCATGCAACTTTTAGGGAAGACCTAA